A region from the Biomphalaria glabrata chromosome 14, xgBioGlab47.1, whole genome shotgun sequence genome encodes:
- the LOC106076422 gene encoding uncharacterized protein LOC106076422, whose amino-acid sequence MSLGKGKSEACPMNFDSIPVVLCNGNPFKVNIELQNIHGTDYTVQYIKQEILAEKNITNDEAYAMFIVKQSCKTELPDQEKMIDYRKDVVGCDYIELVLKNDNGNNEKKTTDQR is encoded by the exons ATGTCGCTGGGCAAAGGAAAATCGG AGGCGTGTCCAATGAATTTCGACTCTATTCCAGTAGTGCTCTGTAATGGCAATCCATTTAAAGTGAACATAGAACTTCAAAACATTCACGGAACAGACTACACAGTTCAATAT atcaaaCAAGAGATTCTTGCTGAAAAGAATATAACAAATGATGAGGCTTACGCCATGTTTATAGTAAAACAATCCTGCAAAACTGAACTTCCAGATCAAGAGAAAATGATTGACTATCGTAAAGATGTCGTTGGTTGTGACTACATAGAACTAGTCTTAAA AAATGACAACGGAAATAACGAGAAGAAAACAACAGATCAAAGATGA